Part of the Gammaproteobacteria bacterium genome is shown below.
GGGCAAGGTGAAGATCGTGCATTTCTGGGGGTCCTGGTGCCCGCCATGCATGCGGGAACTGCCTGACTTGCAAGCTTTCTACCAGTCCATGGACAAGAGCATGAGGCAAAACGTGGAGTTGGTTATGTTGCAGGTGCGTGAGCCGTTGTCTCAATCCGCGAAATGGCTCAACCATAACGAACTCAAGGGCTTGCCCTTGTTCGACAGTGGCATGAAATCGGCGCTGGATACGGAGTTCCAGCTGGCAAACGGCCAAAAACTTCCGGATCGGGACATTGCCTTTGTGTTTCCAACGACATACATCCTGGACAAGAATGGCGTGGTGTTATTTCGCCGATTTGGCCCGATTCGCGACTGGAGTGAGTATCGTGGACTGATCGCGGATGCTGCCGGCCTGAAGTAGGAGCCGACTACAAGTGCAGGCTGCCGACGACATCATGACCGGTCGGCGCTATACTGCTCGCTCTTGTATTTGATCTGGAGCCGAGTCCATGAAGATCTGGCCCTATGCAGTGGGTGCGTGGTTTGTTTTGTACGGGCTGAACAATCTGGTTCAGCTTAGTTTCCGTTATGAGCACACCGTAATGGGGGTGTTGGCGTTGATTGCCGGGATTCTTGTTATTATTCGCCAGTAGCCGTATTTCGCCATTTTGGGGTCTGTGTCGTTTACCGTGAACCAGGTCACGTTTTGCCAGGCATTGACCGCCTAGTCTTTATACTGAACCAGGGAGCCAGGCTTTGCTCCCGCAAACTATCGGCGAAGACTGAACATGAAAAGGGTGACGAATATGGCTGCAAAAGGTTTTGCCGCGCAAATCCGCCATGGCGCGGTTTTGGCAATGGCTTTGTTTGCGCTCCTGGCCGGGTCCGGGGGCGCCATGGCAGCAGAAGACGCCAGCCGTATTGATTCCCTGGAAGCCAGGATAGCGCAATTGAATGCTGACATGCGCAAGATCAGTCATGGGATAGGCCAGATTGATCAGCGCATGGATCGTCTCGATGACATGGAAATTCGTCTGGTACGCATGGCTAGAGATCTGCGAGAACTGCGCAGAGAGGTGCAACTGGCAGGCGATCGTGCGGAGCGTAACGTCACACGCGTATCACCCAGGCCGATGTTATTGCCATCGAGCTGGTAAGAGTCAATGCGCAGATTGGCCACTGGTCAGGGCGATTCTGACCAGCTCAGCTTCCAGTCCCGCTCCTGCTTATCACCCGCTTTTTCAATACAGACAATAGTGCCCGGTACAAAATTGATCCGCATCGAGGCGCTGCCGACACCCGGAATAATCGCCAGCAAACCGGGGACCAGTGGCAGGTGACTTACCGCCAGTGTGTCAGATGACCAGCTTGCCATTTCATCCATCACGATTTGCGGATCATCATTGGGACTAAGGCCCGCCCGCAACGATACGTCTGCATTTGGTGAAACACCCCGCATCATTAACTCGGCAGTTTGTTTTGCGCGAGTCTTGTTGCTATGAAAGATGCGGCTGAACTGGATTCCCCGGGAAGCCAGGCGTTCGGCCAGCCGCGAGATCTCATCCCTTCCGAGGGCTGAAAGCCCTTGTTCAGGATCGATATCCGGACCCGCTGCCGTGCCGTGGCGCATGAGATAAATTTTCAACCCTTGTTACCTGTGGCCAGTCTGTTGGCGCGAGATATCAGGACTGCCTGATGCCGATTATCTCCAGATGCCATGTTAGCGACTACCGCCGGAATTTGATCCGGAAGATTCGCCGGATTCATTCGTGGTAGAACTGCGACCGTCATTTTCGT
Proteins encoded:
- the sixA gene encoding phosphohistidine phosphatase SixA codes for the protein MKIYLMRHGTAAGPDIDPEQGLSALGRDEISRLAERLASRGIQFSRIFHSNKTRAKQTAELMMRGVSPNADVSLRAGLSPNDDPQIVMDEMASWSSDTLAVSHLPLVPGLLAIIPGVGSASMRINFVPGTIVCIEKAGDKQERDWKLSWSESP